Proteins found in one Streptomyces sp. CB09001 genomic segment:
- a CDS encoding SCO2522 family protein encodes MTEPVFRETAAEPRTQSVPLAHLSVELGHLYMEDFEAGPERLRAHFAEVRPWVEAARTAATARAGGKRARISTCFLIDDYFTRFSTPAEVVPMLLAEAERAGLTVDYLARESGCAVTGKVPVAEAVAARIVESPPPGSYGLRPPAAQTGWLANGERSPVARAPQAMKRAAVWQPPHETAARRHSVFLDVELWSDDADGQRLWSCPFLAAVWQLARLGLLRNEGEAVLAPQPHTTTGFPDKWDDLPALLKLNERADPFAAYRTCSVLPTRFLPVEHAVRVILDQIEVDPGALAQVADRSGKERMPVPDSVADRISYVYYSGP; translated from the coding sequence GTGACGGAGCCCGTGTTCCGCGAGACCGCCGCCGAGCCGCGCACCCAGTCCGTGCCGCTGGCCCATCTCTCCGTGGAGCTGGGCCACCTCTACATGGAGGACTTCGAGGCCGGACCCGAACGGCTGCGCGCGCACTTCGCCGAAGTACGGCCCTGGGTGGAGGCGGCCCGCACCGCCGCCACCGCCCGGGCCGGCGGCAAGCGGGCCCGGATCAGCACCTGCTTCCTCATCGACGACTACTTCACCCGCTTCTCCACCCCCGCCGAGGTCGTCCCCATGCTCCTCGCGGAGGCCGAGCGGGCCGGGCTGACCGTCGACTACCTGGCCCGCGAGTCCGGCTGCGCCGTCACCGGCAAGGTGCCCGTCGCCGAAGCGGTCGCCGCCCGCATCGTCGAGTCCCCGCCGCCCGGCAGTTACGGCCTGCGCCCGCCCGCCGCGCAGACCGGCTGGCTGGCCAACGGCGAACGCAGCCCCGTCGCCCGTGCCCCGCAGGCCATGAAGCGCGCCGCGGTCTGGCAGCCCCCGCACGAGACCGCGGCCCGCCGCCACTCCGTCTTCCTCGACGTCGAGCTGTGGAGCGACGACGCCGACGGGCAGCGCCTGTGGTCCTGCCCCTTCCTCGCCGCCGTGTGGCAGCTCGCCCGCCTCGGACTCCTGCGCAACGAGGGCGAGGCCGTCCTCGCCCCCCAGCCGCACACCACCACCGGCTTCCCCGACAAGTGGGACGACCTGCCCGCCCTGCTGAAGCTCAACGAGCGCGCGGACCCCTTCGCCGCCTACCGCACCTGCTCCGTCCTGCCCACCCGCTTCCTCCCCGTCGAGCACGCCGTCCGCGTGATCCTCGACCAGATCGAGGTCGACCCGGGAGCACTGGCGCAGGTCGCCGACCGCTCCGGGAAGGAACGCATGCCCGTCCCCGACTCGGTCGCCGACCGCATCTCCTACGTGTACTACTCGGGGCCCTGA
- a CDS encoding SCO2523 family variant P-loop protein: MLVFAASDKGGTGRSVTSANLAYQRALTGDHVAYVDFDFGSPTAAAVFDVPSAMRGTQERGLHSYLEGDTAEPVRIDVWRETEHPLLRARPNQSGRLVLFPGDAGGGEFATGEEALERCVDLLLKLNNEFDVTFVDLSAGRSYAVDMVLDATAHPRMRNVPFRWLVFHRWTRQHVIAASGLVHAEHGIIGGGVERGHDEDALRAAIRFVRAAVPDPESPLWSQGSTAQATWMQACDEALRRLAAEQRIGDSVVLGIVPLEPILQWQEQLITEEDVLSTQIANKETLEALEEIARRLTDDTHWGRL, from the coding sequence GTGCTGGTCTTCGCCGCCTCCGACAAGGGAGGCACGGGACGCTCGGTGACCAGCGCCAACCTGGCCTACCAGCGCGCCCTCACCGGTGACCACGTGGCCTACGTCGACTTCGACTTCGGCTCGCCCACCGCCGCCGCCGTCTTCGACGTGCCCAGCGCCATGCGCGGCACCCAGGAGCGCGGCCTGCACTCCTACCTGGAGGGCGACACCGCGGAACCGGTCCGCATCGACGTCTGGCGGGAGACCGAGCACCCCCTGCTGCGCGCCCGCCCCAACCAGTCGGGCCGCCTGGTGCTGTTCCCCGGCGACGCGGGCGGCGGCGAGTTCGCCACCGGCGAGGAGGCCCTGGAGCGCTGCGTCGACCTGCTGCTCAAGCTCAACAACGAGTTCGACGTCACCTTCGTCGACCTCAGCGCCGGCCGCAGCTACGCCGTCGACATGGTCCTCGACGCCACCGCCCACCCCCGGATGCGCAACGTCCCCTTCCGCTGGCTGGTCTTCCACCGCTGGACCCGCCAGCACGTGATCGCCGCCTCCGGACTCGTCCACGCCGAACACGGCATCATCGGCGGCGGCGTCGAACGCGGCCACGACGAGGACGCCCTGCGCGCCGCGATCCGCTTCGTGCGGGCCGCCGTGCCCGACCCCGAGTCACCCCTGTGGTCCCAGGGCTCCACCGCCCAGGCCACCTGGATGCAGGCCTGCGACGAGGCACTGCGCCGGCTCGCCGCCGAACAGCGCATCGGCGACAGCGTCGTCCTCGGCATCGTGCCGCTGGAACCCATCCTCCAGTGGCAGGAGCAGCTCATCACCGAGGAAGACGTCCTCTCCACCCAGATAGCGAACAAGGAGACCCTGGAGGCGCTGGAGGAGATCGCCCGGCGCCTGACGGACGACACCCACTGGGGGCGGCTGTGA
- a CDS encoding SCO2524 family protein, which yields MQIKPRQHLLDIWQAMARHSFDDGKLVRGDTDGLSSVADAERLLCLLYPATEVPAFRLDQPDTTERDVLRALDRVGSRLEIPPNLIAALTQFMRTHTGTDDSPTFSGGHYFRPSEPGGTISHEQRQLGVVDSYSMSVTLCLATLGFLKVYEGTTTRPEVLKAVGELREATNARLTAAMISLLRSFTVNVFDAESEQGKRLIQVIGQGGQSDRIVLQQFSRRLRPLRATIIESLSRGIQVDEGIRDESQLFECGWAWGIVKDAPRITDLTVDAPGQPDGIADRLPYVYFTVVALDGIQDLFSDRTLTLGLLDEDQQKLAEMLRLRWELSQQYWSAIARFGADRWPLEDLPWQTTGLRLESEYFSLTVAAILVHDLVRRKATDDDLTRTVAIMERLADRGRVTSRMTKNDPTLLLHTPGVTMPLAGSERAGGQLLWRMTDFSAQLLKRIIQLAELSRNIGAQDRLLRLAEQSFEHLWKRRIDEEEGAGLWDNIQAVYPDAQDAGLRMSWSITERVTECLVAARILYEQEPIRSPELAEFARELLSEATHLFGREQLEASAAADGARARAMRSIESRLDHARSLVDERPATAFALALPVLQELDTLAQARGAAAQEV from the coding sequence ATGCAGATCAAGCCACGCCAGCACCTGCTGGACATCTGGCAGGCCATGGCCCGTCATTCGTTCGACGACGGGAAGCTGGTCCGGGGAGACACCGACGGACTGAGCAGCGTCGCGGACGCCGAACGCCTGCTGTGCCTGCTGTATCCGGCCACCGAGGTGCCCGCCTTCCGGCTCGACCAGCCGGACACCACCGAACGTGACGTCCTGCGCGCCCTCGACCGGGTCGGCAGCCGGCTGGAGATCCCGCCCAACCTGATCGCCGCGCTGACCCAGTTCATGCGCACCCACACCGGCACCGACGACAGCCCCACCTTCTCCGGCGGACACTACTTCCGCCCCTCCGAGCCCGGCGGCACGATCAGCCACGAGCAGCGCCAGCTGGGCGTGGTCGACTCCTACTCCATGTCCGTCACGCTCTGCCTCGCCACCCTCGGCTTCCTCAAGGTCTACGAGGGCACCACCACCCGGCCCGAGGTCCTGAAGGCCGTCGGCGAGCTGCGGGAGGCCACCAACGCCCGGCTGACCGCCGCGATGATCAGCCTGCTGCGCTCCTTCACCGTCAACGTCTTCGACGCCGAGTCGGAACAGGGCAAGCGGCTGATCCAGGTCATCGGCCAGGGCGGACAGTCCGACCGGATCGTCCTCCAGCAGTTCTCCCGCCGGTTACGCCCGCTGCGCGCCACCATCATCGAGAGCCTCTCCAGAGGCATCCAGGTCGACGAGGGCATCCGCGACGAGAGCCAGCTCTTCGAATGCGGCTGGGCCTGGGGCATCGTCAAGGACGCCCCGAGGATCACCGACCTGACCGTCGACGCCCCCGGCCAGCCCGACGGCATCGCCGACCGGCTGCCCTACGTGTACTTCACCGTCGTCGCCCTCGACGGCATCCAGGACCTCTTCTCCGACCGCACCCTCACCCTCGGCCTGCTCGACGAGGACCAGCAGAAGCTCGCCGAGATGCTGCGCCTGCGCTGGGAGCTGAGCCAGCAGTACTGGTCCGCGATCGCCCGCTTCGGCGCCGACCGCTGGCCCCTGGAGGACCTGCCCTGGCAGACCACCGGCCTGCGCCTGGAGTCCGAGTACTTCTCGCTGACCGTCGCGGCCATCCTCGTCCACGACCTGGTCCGCCGGAAGGCGACCGACGACGACCTCACCCGCACCGTCGCCATCATGGAGCGCCTCGCCGACCGGGGCCGGGTCACCAGCCGCATGACCAAGAACGACCCGACCCTCCTGCTGCACACCCCCGGCGTCACCATGCCGCTCGCCGGGTCCGAGCGCGCCGGCGGCCAACTGCTGTGGCGGATGACCGACTTCTCCGCCCAGCTCCTCAAGCGGATCATCCAGCTCGCCGAACTCTCCCGGAACATCGGCGCCCAGGACCGCCTGCTCCGCCTCGCCGAGCAGTCCTTCGAACACCTGTGGAAGCGGCGCATCGACGAGGAGGAGGGCGCCGGCCTCTGGGACAACATCCAGGCCGTCTACCCCGACGCCCAGGACGCCGGACTGCGCATGTCCTGGAGCATCACCGAGCGCGTCACCGAATGCCTCGTCGCCGCCCGCATCCTGTACGAACAGGAACCCATCCGCAGCCCCGAACTCGCCGAGTTCGCACGGGAACTGCTCAGCGAGGCCACCCACCTGTTCGGCAGGGAGCAGTTGGAGGCCTCCGCCGCGGCCGACGGAGCCAGAGCCAGAGCCATGCGGAGCATCGAGAGCCGCCTCGACCACGCCCGCAGCCTGGTCGACGAACGGCCCGCGACCGCCTTCGCCCTGGCCCTGCCCGTGCTCCAGGAACTCGACACCCTGGCCCAGGCCAGGGGCGCCGCCGCCCAGGAGGTGTGA
- a CDS encoding SCO2525 family SAM-dependent methyltransferase, whose translation MERGRVIMDRNADAPWSKFDPEVYVDNNYRTPLEVDLLIVRLMRDYFTRCFEGVPPRSARGIDVGAGANLYPALSMLPWCEKLLLLEYAHPNVEYLEKQVAPAGYDIAWDPFWDVLREAPAYAAVEPRPLVADIVRVERGNLFDLEGGDRRWSLGTMFFVADSMSEAPEEFHRGVRCFMNALGEGAPFAAAFMKESVGYRVGAHDYPAYRVNEETVGQSLEPFTEELEIHDLHHSVRPGHEGMLLALGRRNSAIAAP comes from the coding sequence ATGGAACGTGGCAGGGTGATTATGGATCGCAACGCCGACGCGCCTTGGTCGAAGTTCGATCCAGAGGTGTACGTGGACAACAACTACCGGACACCGCTCGAAGTCGACCTGCTGATCGTCCGGTTGATGCGCGACTACTTCACCCGCTGCTTCGAGGGAGTCCCCCCGCGTTCCGCGCGCGGCATCGACGTCGGCGCGGGCGCGAACCTGTATCCCGCCCTGTCCATGCTGCCCTGGTGCGAGAAGCTGCTCCTGCTGGAGTACGCGCACCCGAACGTCGAATACCTGGAGAAGCAGGTCGCCCCGGCCGGGTACGACATCGCCTGGGACCCCTTCTGGGACGTGCTGCGCGAGGCCCCCGCCTACGCCGCCGTCGAACCGAGACCGCTGGTCGCCGACATCGTCCGGGTCGAGCGCGGCAACCTGTTCGACCTGGAGGGCGGGGACCGGCGCTGGTCGCTGGGGACCATGTTCTTCGTCGCCGACTCCATGTCCGAGGCGCCCGAGGAGTTCCACCGGGGCGTGCGCTGCTTCATGAACGCGCTCGGCGAGGGAGCGCCGTTCGCCGCCGCCTTCATGAAGGAGTCCGTCGGCTACCGCGTCGGCGCCCACGACTACCCGGCCTACCGGGTGAACGAGGAAACGGTCGGCCAGAGCCTGGAGCCGTTCACCGAGGAGCTGGAGATCCACGATCTGCACCACTCGGTGCGGCCGGGGCACGAGGGAATGCTCCTCGCCCTGGGACGGCGCAATTCGGCGATTGCCGCCCCGTAG
- a CDS encoding GNAT family N-acetyltransferase — translation MTAEPLERSLDHHDPLTRPGLPPDDLPLDLRTARESDLPELRRLDEEVFQDFAYPGFLLRQLFDMYEEHFLVLDDGTGRLRGYVLAATRTLGRDSWILGLCVTPDRRRHGLGRELMREALSRLRRDGIQVVRLTVEPANLAAIFLYRSLGFRPEEPDGGLRPDYFGPGVHRQIMRLDLAPG, via the coding sequence ATGACCGCCGAACCGCTGGAACGTTCCCTCGACCACCACGACCCGCTCACCCGGCCCGGACTGCCACCGGACGACCTGCCACTGGACCTGCGCACGGCCCGGGAGTCCGACCTGCCGGAACTGCGGCGGCTGGACGAGGAGGTCTTCCAGGACTTCGCCTATCCCGGGTTCCTGCTGCGCCAGCTCTTCGACATGTACGAGGAGCACTTCCTGGTCCTCGACGACGGGACGGGCCGGCTGCGCGGCTACGTGCTGGCCGCCACCCGGACGCTCGGCAGGGACAGCTGGATCCTCGGGCTGTGCGTGACCCCGGACCGGCGCCGCCACGGGCTGGGCCGGGAGCTGATGCGGGAGGCCCTGAGCCGGTTGCGCCGGGACGGCATACAAGTCGTCCGCCTCACGGTGGAGCCCGCCAACCTCGCCGCCATCTTCCTCTACCGTTCGCTCGGCTTCCGCCCCGAGGAACCCGACGGCGGCCTGCGTCCGGACTACTTCGGCCCGGGCGTGCACCGCCAGATCATGCGGCTGGACCTCGCGCCCGGCTAG
- a CDS encoding TerB family tellurite resistance protein, which produces MQPGRGRNSRAARLPRILGTRTAWTPVGDGEFFCPGCGGDRNYARLTGRRRFTLLGVPVLPRGESAPTVECAACRRHYGTDVLDHPTTTRFSAMLRDAVHTVALAVLTAGGTCSRTSLETATVAVRAAGFEDCTEEQLNALVEALEADTGRVRGEPCVPGLAIELHEALDPLAPHLAAVGRESILLQGARIALADGPYTPAERDALATVGAALTICSDDVTRLLDSAGTPS; this is translated from the coding sequence GTGCAGCCTGGACGGGGACGAAACAGCCGAGCTGCCCGGCTGCCACGCATCCTGGGCACCCGCACCGCGTGGACGCCCGTCGGCGACGGCGAGTTCTTCTGCCCCGGCTGCGGCGGCGACCGCAACTACGCGCGGCTCACCGGACGCCGCCGCTTCACGCTGCTCGGCGTGCCCGTGCTGCCCCGCGGCGAGTCCGCGCCGACCGTCGAGTGCGCGGCCTGCCGCCGCCACTACGGCACCGACGTCCTCGACCACCCGACCACCACCCGCTTCTCCGCGATGCTCCGCGACGCCGTCCACACCGTCGCCCTCGCGGTCCTGACCGCGGGCGGCACCTGCTCCCGCACCTCGCTGGAGACCGCGACCGTCGCGGTGCGCGCGGCCGGCTTCGAGGACTGCACCGAGGAGCAGCTGAACGCGCTCGTCGAGGCGCTGGAGGCGGACACCGGCCGGGTCCGGGGCGAACCCTGCGTGCCGGGCCTGGCGATAGAACTCCACGAGGCGCTCGACCCGCTGGCACCGCACCTCGCCGCCGTCGGCCGCGAGTCGATCCTGCTGCAGGGTGCCCGCATCGCCCTGGCGGACGGCCCCTACACCCCCGCCGAACGCGACGCCCTGGCCACCGTCGGCGCGGCCCTGACCATCTGTTCCGACGACGTGACCCGCCTCCTGGACTCGGCGGGCACGCCCTCCTAG
- the leuA gene encoding 2-isopropylmalate synthase: MANRQQPSPMPTAKYRGYEQVDIADRTWPNQRITTAPRWLSTDLRDGNQALIDPMSPVRKRAMFDLLVKMGYKEIEVGFPASGQTDFDFVRSIIEDPDAIPDDVTISVLTQAREDLIERTVESLKGARRATVHLYNATAPVFRRVVFRGSRDDIKQIAVDGTRLVMEYAEKLLGPETEFGYQYSPEIFTDTELDFALEVCEAVMDTYQPGPGREIILNLPATVERSTPSTHADRFEWMGRNLSRREHVCLSVHPHNDRGTAVAAAELAVMAGADRVEGCLFGQGERTGNVDLVTLGMNLFSQGVDPQIDFSDIDEIRRTWEYCNQMEVHPRHPYVGDLVYTSFSGSHQDAIKKGFDAMEADAAARGVTVDDIEWAVPYLPIDPKDVGRSYEAVIRVNSQSGKGGIAYVLKNDHSLDLPRRMQIEFSKLIQAKTDAEGGEITPTAIWDVFQDEYLPNPENPWGRIQVANGQTTTDRDGVDTLTVDATVDGAETTLVGTGNGPISAFFHALQGVGIDVRLLDYQEHTMSEGASAQAASYIECAIGDKVLWGIGIDANTTRASLKAIVSAVNRAAR, encoded by the coding sequence ATGGCCAACCGCCAGCAGCCCAGCCCCATGCCGACCGCCAAGTACCGCGGCTACGAGCAGGTCGACATCGCCGACCGCACCTGGCCGAACCAGCGGATCACCACCGCCCCCCGCTGGCTCTCCACCGACCTGCGCGACGGCAACCAGGCCCTGATCGACCCCATGTCGCCGGTCCGCAAGCGCGCCATGTTCGACCTGCTGGTCAAGATGGGCTACAAGGAGATCGAGGTCGGCTTCCCGGCCTCCGGCCAGACCGACTTCGACTTCGTACGCTCCATCATCGAGGACCCGGACGCCATCCCGGACGACGTCACCATCTCCGTACTGACCCAGGCCCGCGAGGACCTGATCGAGCGCACGGTGGAGTCCCTGAAGGGCGCCCGGCGGGCCACCGTCCACCTGTACAACGCGACCGCCCCCGTCTTCCGCCGGGTCGTCTTCCGCGGCTCGAGGGACGACATCAAGCAGATCGCGGTCGACGGCACCCGCCTGGTCATGGAGTACGCCGAGAAACTGCTGGGCCCGGAGACGGAGTTCGGCTACCAGTACAGCCCCGAGATCTTCACCGACACCGAGCTGGACTTCGCCCTGGAGGTCTGCGAGGCGGTGATGGACACCTACCAGCCCGGTCCCGGCCGCGAGATCATCCTCAACCTGCCCGCCACGGTGGAGCGTTCCACGCCGTCCACGCACGCCGACCGCTTCGAGTGGATGGGCCGCAACCTGTCCCGCCGCGAGCACGTCTGCCTGTCCGTCCACCCGCACAACGACCGCGGTACGGCGGTGGCGGCGGCCGAGCTGGCGGTCATGGCCGGCGCCGACCGCGTCGAGGGCTGCCTGTTCGGGCAGGGCGAGCGCACCGGCAACGTCGACCTGGTCACCCTGGGCATGAACCTGTTCTCCCAGGGCGTCGACCCGCAGATCGACTTCTCCGACATCGACGAGATCCGTCGCACGTGGGAGTACTGCAACCAGATGGAGGTCCACCCGCGCCACCCGTACGTGGGCGACCTGGTCTACACGTCCTTCTCCGGCTCCCACCAGGACGCCATCAAGAAGGGCTTCGACGCGATGGAGGCCGACGCGGCGGCTCGCGGGGTCACCGTCGACGACATCGAGTGGGCCGTCCCGTACCTGCCGATCGACCCGAAGGACGTCGGCCGCTCCTACGAGGCCGTCATCCGCGTCAACTCGCAGTCCGGCAAGGGCGGCATCGCCTACGTCCTGAAGAACGACCACAGCCTGGACCTGCCGCGCCGGATGCAGATCGAGTTCTCGAAGCTCATCCAGGCCAAGACCGACGCCGAGGGCGGCGAGATCACGCCGACGGCGATCTGGGACGTCTTCCAGGACGAGTACCTGCCCAACCCGGAGAACCCCTGGGGCCGCATCCAGGTGGCCAACGGGCAGACCACGACCGACCGCGACGGCGTCGACACCCTCACCGTCGACGCCACGGTCGACGGCGCGGAGACCACCCTGGTCGGCACCGGCAACGGCCCGATCTCGGCGTTCTTCCACGCGCTGCAGGGCGTCGGCATCGACGTACGGCTGCTGGACTACCAGGAGCACACGATGAGCGAGGGCGCCTCCGCGCAGGCCGCCTCCTACATCGAGTGCGCGATCGGCGACAAGGTGCTGTGGGGCATCGGAATCGACGCGAACACCACGCGCGCCTCGCTGAAGGCCATCGTCTCCGCCGTCAACCGCGCGGCCCGCTGA
- a CDS encoding M4 family metallopeptidase, with the protein MTTHGGFQPVFCTIVPPHVLDRLARNTDPVLAGPARRTIQRDALERARRGLTTVVGAPSVAPRADAEPGKPRRTVYDAGHGTDLPGSEVRGEGEEPGQDATVNRAYAGLGATFEHYLKVYRRDSIDGAGLPLDATVHYDREYNNAFWNGEQMVFGDGDGEIFLDFTIALDVIGHELTHGVTQHTANLTYYGQPGALNESVSDVFGSLIKQYAQGRTAAEADWLIGAGLLAPRVTGEALRSMKAPGTAYDDDVLGKDPQPATMDDYVRTGRDNGGVHINSGIPNHAFYLLATELGGHAWERAGQIWYDVLTGGELAEDASFTDFATLTVKAARERYGDGDELEAVGKAWEQVGVRTL; encoded by the coding sequence ATGACCACACACGGGGGCTTCCAGCCCGTCTTCTGCACGATCGTCCCGCCCCACGTCCTCGACCGGCTCGCCCGGAACACGGACCCCGTGCTCGCCGGGCCCGCCCGCCGCACCATCCAGCGCGACGCCCTCGAACGCGCCCGCCGCGGACTGACCACGGTCGTCGGCGCCCCCTCCGTGGCCCCGCGCGCGGACGCGGAGCCCGGGAAGCCGCGGCGCACGGTCTACGACGCCGGGCACGGCACCGACCTGCCGGGCAGCGAGGTGCGCGGTGAGGGCGAGGAACCCGGCCAGGACGCCACCGTGAACCGCGCCTACGCGGGCCTGGGCGCCACCTTCGAGCACTACCTCAAGGTCTACCGGCGGGACTCCATCGACGGCGCGGGCCTGCCGCTGGACGCGACCGTGCACTACGACCGCGAGTACAACAACGCGTTCTGGAACGGCGAGCAGATGGTCTTCGGCGACGGGGACGGCGAGATCTTCCTCGACTTCACCATCGCCCTGGACGTGATCGGCCACGAGCTGACCCACGGCGTCACCCAGCACACCGCCAACCTGACCTACTACGGCCAGCCCGGCGCCCTCAACGAGTCGGTCTCCGACGTCTTCGGCTCCCTCATCAAGCAGTACGCGCAGGGCCGGACCGCCGCCGAGGCCGACTGGCTGATCGGCGCCGGGCTGCTCGCCCCGCGGGTCACGGGCGAGGCGCTGCGCTCCATGAAGGCACCCGGTACGGCCTACGACGACGACGTGCTCGGCAAGGACCCGCAGCCCGCGACGATGGACGACTACGTGCGCACCGGCCGCGACAACGGCGGCGTGCACATCAACTCCGGCATCCCCAACCACGCCTTCTACCTCCTCGCCACCGAGCTGGGCGGACACGCCTGGGAGCGGGCCGGACAGATCTGGTACGACGTGCTGACCGGCGGCGAGCTGGCCGAGGACGCCTCGTTCACGGACTTCGCGACGCTGACGGTGAAGGCCGCCCGGGAGCGCTACGGCGACGGGGACGAGCTGGAGGCGGTCGGCAAGGCCTGGGAGCAGGTCGGGGTGCGGACGCTGTAG
- a CDS encoding protealysin inhibitor emfourin, which produces MRIQVRRTGGFAGIERHAEVETAGRPDADEWHALAERAVADGRSTPPVGVPDGFSYQLTVDGNTVYAADPRLTDEQRALISRVLKEGA; this is translated from the coding sequence ATGCGGATTCAGGTGAGGCGCACAGGAGGCTTCGCGGGCATCGAACGCCACGCGGAGGTCGAGACCGCGGGACGCCCCGACGCGGACGAGTGGCATGCCCTGGCCGAGCGGGCGGTCGCCGACGGCCGGAGCACCCCGCCGGTCGGGGTGCCGGACGGGTTCAGCTACCAGCTCACCGTGGACGGGAACACGGTGTACGCCGCCGATCCCCGGCTGACGGACGAGCAGCGCGCGCTGATCTCGCGGGTGCTGAAGGAGGGTGCGTAA
- a CDS encoding GH1 family beta-glucosidase, whose protein sequence is MATDAMPANPMPRFPDGFLWGVSTSAHQIEGAAGLRAPSVWDAFTAEPGRVKDGATAAVACDHYHRYREDVALLAGLGVDAYRFSVSWPRVDSPGGLDFYDRLVDELCTAGVRPVPTLFHWDLPADLDWLERDTAARFAEYVSVVAERLGDRVGKWITLNEPAEHTLLGHALGVHAPGRELLFDALPAAHHQLLAHGLAVRALRASGASDVGIANSHGPVWPASDDPADREAADFYDLLLNRMFADPLLTGRYPEGIGELMPGSAERVEADLEIIAEPLDWYGVNYYAPTRVGAPQGAEIEFGGVTLPAELPFSVRRIEGRPVTDFGWPVVPEGLTELLTGFRDRYGDRLPPVVITENGCSYEGLDDRDRIAYLDGHVRALHRAVEAGVDVRGYFVWSLLDNFEWAEGYARRFGLVHVDFTTLARTPKASYGWFRELLDGQRRVPVG, encoded by the coding sequence ATGGCGACTGACGCGATGCCGGCGAATCCGATGCCGCGGTTCCCGGACGGCTTCCTGTGGGGCGTGTCCACGTCCGCGCACCAGATCGAGGGCGCGGCCGGGCTGCGGGCACCGTCCGTGTGGGACGCCTTCACGGCGGAGCCCGGCCGGGTGAAGGACGGTGCGACGGCGGCGGTGGCCTGCGACCACTACCACCGCTACCGCGAGGACGTGGCGCTCCTGGCGGGCCTCGGCGTGGACGCGTACCGCTTCTCCGTCTCCTGGCCCCGGGTGGACTCCCCCGGCGGCCTGGACTTCTACGACCGCCTGGTGGACGAGCTGTGCACGGCGGGCGTGCGGCCGGTGCCGACGCTGTTCCACTGGGACCTGCCGGCGGACCTGGACTGGCTGGAGCGGGACACGGCCGCCCGGTTCGCCGAGTACGTGTCGGTCGTCGCGGAGCGCCTCGGCGACCGGGTCGGCAAGTGGATCACCCTCAACGAGCCGGCCGAGCACACCCTGCTCGGCCACGCCCTGGGCGTCCACGCCCCCGGCCGGGAGCTGCTGTTCGACGCCCTCCCGGCCGCCCACCACCAGCTCCTCGCGCACGGCCTGGCGGTACGGGCCCTGCGCGCGTCCGGCGCCTCTGACGTCGGCATCGCCAACTCGCACGGCCCGGTCTGGCCCGCCTCCGACGACCCGGCCGACCGGGAGGCGGCGGACTTCTACGACCTCCTGCTGAACCGGATGTTCGCCGACCCGCTCCTGACCGGTCGGTACCCGGAGGGCATCGGCGAGCTCATGCCCGGTTCCGCCGAAAGGGTGGAGGCCGACCTGGAGATCATCGCCGAGCCGCTGGACTGGTACGGGGTGAACTACTACGCGCCGACGCGGGTGGGTGCCCCGCAGGGCGCGGAGATCGAGTTCGGCGGGGTGACGCTCCCGGCCGAACTGCCCTTCTCGGTGCGCCGGATCGAGGGGCGTCCGGTGACGGACTTCGGCTGGCCCGTGGTCCCGGAGGGGCTGACGGAGCTGCTCACCGGCTTCCGGGACCGCTACGGCGACCGGCTCCCGCCGGTCGTGATCACGGAGAACGGCTGCTCCTACGAGGGCCTCGACGACCGGGACCGCATCGCCTACCTGGACGGGCACGTGCGCGCCCTGCACCGGGCGGTCGAGGCGGGCGTGGACGTGCGCGGCTACTTCGTGTGGTCGCTGCTGGACAACTTCGAGTGGGCCGAGGGGTACGCCCGCCGCTTCGGACTGGTCCACGTGGACTTCACGACGCTCGCCCGCACGCCCAAGGCGTCGTACGGCTGGTTCCGGGAGCTGCTCGACGGGCAGCGGCGGGTACCGGTCGGATAA